Proteins encoded together in one Orcinus orca chromosome 13, mOrcOrc1.1, whole genome shotgun sequence window:
- the RNF149 gene encoding E3 ubiquitin-protein ligase RNF149 isoform X1, giving the protein MAWRRRRRPEARSGARGALALLALALCAPGARGRALEWYSAVVSTEYVDPETNRSVRSVSESGRFGESSPKEGARGLVGVPRAEDRDPEGCAPRTRFLVPGGRGAAPWVALVARGGCTFKDKVLAAARRNASAVVLYNEERHGNLTAPMSHAGTGSIVVIMVSYPKGREIVDLVQKDIPVTMTIGLGTRHVQEFISGQSVVFVAIAFITMMIISLAWLIFYYIQRFLYTGSQFGSQSHRKETKKLIGQLPLHTVKHGEKGIDVDAESCPVCIENFKGKDVIRILPCKHIFHRICIDPWLLDHRTCPMCKLDVIKALGYWGELEDVQETPAPESPPGGVSTADLSLTLPDGDRSDAGSSALPTTSDSAPPCEASFKEDAGENTALLETSRSDPQREGPVS; this is encoded by the exons ATGgcgtggcggcggcggcggcggcccgagGCCCGCAGCGGGGCCCGCGGCGCGCTGGCGCTGCTAGCGCTGGCCCTGTGTGCGCCCGGGGCCCGGGGCCGGGCGCTCGAGTGGTACTCGGCCGTGGTGAGCACCGAGTACGTGGACCCGGAGACCAACCGGAGCGTGCGGAGCGTCTCGGAGAGCGGCCGCTTCGGCGAGAGCTCACCCAAGGAGGGCGCGCGGGGCCTGGTGGGCGTCCCGCGCGCCGAGGACCGCGACCCCGAGGGCTGCGCGCCCCGCACGCGCTTCCTCGTGCCCGGCGGCCGGGGAGCCGCGCCCTGGGTCGCGCTGGTGGCGCGCGGGGGCTGCACCTTCAAGGACAAGGTGTTGGCGGCGGCTCGGCGGAACGCCTCGGCCGTGGTCCTGTACAACGAGGAGCGCCACGGGAACCTCACCGCGCCTATGTCCCACGCGG GAACAGGAAGTATAGTAGTCATTATGGTTAGCTACCCCAAAGGAAGAGAAATTGTGGATCTGGTGCAGAAAGACATTCCGGTCACAATGACCATAGGGCTCGGCACCCGGCACGTACAGGAGTTCATCAGCGGTCAGTCCGTGGTGTTTGTGGCCATCGCCTTCATCACCATGATGATTATCTCATTAGCCTGGCTAATATTTTACTATATACAGCGCTTCCTATACACTGGCTCACAGTTTGGAAGTCAG AGccatagaaaagaaacaaagaaacttaTTGGGCAGCTTCCTCTTCATACTGTAAAGCATGGAGAAAAG GGAATTGATGTTGATGCTGAAAGTTGTCCAGTGtgtattgaaaattttaaaggaaaggatGTTATCAGAATCCTGCCATGCAA gcATATTTTTCATAGAATATGCATTGACCCATGGCTTTTGGATCACCGCACGTGTCCAATGTGTAAACTTGATGTCATCAAAGCCCTGGGATATTGG GGAGAGCTTGAGGACGTGCAGGAGACGCCTGCCCCAGAATCGCCCCCCGGGGGCGTTTCGACTGCAGATCTGAGTCTTACTTTACCAGATGGTGACAGAAGTGACGCGGGCAGCTCAGCACTGCCCACCACCAGCGACTCCGCGCCACCTTGCGAGGCCAGTTTTAAAGAGGATGCAGGTGAAAACACGGCCTTGCTGG AGACAAGCAGGAGCGACCCTCAGCGTGAAGGACCTGTCTCCTAG
- the RNF149 gene encoding E3 ubiquitin-protein ligase RNF149 isoform X2, protein MAWRRRRRPEARSGARGALALLALALCAPGARGRALEWYSAVVSTEYVDPETNRSVRSVSESGRFGESSPKEGARGLVGVPRAEDRDPEGCAPRTRFLVPGGRGAAPWVALVARGGCTFKDKVLAAARRNASAVVLYNEERHGNLTAPMSHAGTGSIVVIMVSYPKGREIVDLVQKDIPVTMTIGLGTRHVQEFISGQSVVFVAIAFITMMIISLAWLIFYYIQRFLYTGSQFGSQSHRKETKKLIGQLPLHTVKHGEKGIDVDAESCPVCIENFKGKDVIRILPCKHIFHRICIDPWLLDHRTCPMCKLDVIKALGYWRQAGATLSVKDLSPSI, encoded by the exons ATGgcgtggcggcggcggcggcggcccgagGCCCGCAGCGGGGCCCGCGGCGCGCTGGCGCTGCTAGCGCTGGCCCTGTGTGCGCCCGGGGCCCGGGGCCGGGCGCTCGAGTGGTACTCGGCCGTGGTGAGCACCGAGTACGTGGACCCGGAGACCAACCGGAGCGTGCGGAGCGTCTCGGAGAGCGGCCGCTTCGGCGAGAGCTCACCCAAGGAGGGCGCGCGGGGCCTGGTGGGCGTCCCGCGCGCCGAGGACCGCGACCCCGAGGGCTGCGCGCCCCGCACGCGCTTCCTCGTGCCCGGCGGCCGGGGAGCCGCGCCCTGGGTCGCGCTGGTGGCGCGCGGGGGCTGCACCTTCAAGGACAAGGTGTTGGCGGCGGCTCGGCGGAACGCCTCGGCCGTGGTCCTGTACAACGAGGAGCGCCACGGGAACCTCACCGCGCCTATGTCCCACGCGG GAACAGGAAGTATAGTAGTCATTATGGTTAGCTACCCCAAAGGAAGAGAAATTGTGGATCTGGTGCAGAAAGACATTCCGGTCACAATGACCATAGGGCTCGGCACCCGGCACGTACAGGAGTTCATCAGCGGTCAGTCCGTGGTGTTTGTGGCCATCGCCTTCATCACCATGATGATTATCTCATTAGCCTGGCTAATATTTTACTATATACAGCGCTTCCTATACACTGGCTCACAGTTTGGAAGTCAG AGccatagaaaagaaacaaagaaacttaTTGGGCAGCTTCCTCTTCATACTGTAAAGCATGGAGAAAAG GGAATTGATGTTGATGCTGAAAGTTGTCCAGTGtgtattgaaaattttaaaggaaaggatGTTATCAGAATCCTGCCATGCAA gcATATTTTTCATAGAATATGCATTGACCCATGGCTTTTGGATCACCGCACGTGTCCAATGTGTAAACTTGATGTCATCAAAGCCCTGGGATATTGG AGACAAGCAGGAGCGACCCTCAGCGTGAAGGACCTGTCTCCTAGCATATAA